In one Mustela lutreola isolate mMusLut2 chromosome 8, mMusLut2.pri, whole genome shotgun sequence genomic region, the following are encoded:
- the MRTFA gene encoding myocardin-related transcription factor A isoform X6 — translation MTLLEPERLMMAVQSVLQLKLQQRRTREELVSQGIMPPLKSPAAFHEQRRSLERARTEDYLKRKIRSRPERSELVRMHILEETSAEPSLQAKQLKLKRARLADDLNEKIAQRPGPMELVEKNILPVESSLKEAIIVGQVNYPKVADSSSFDEDSSDALSPEQPASHESQGSVPSPLEARASEPLPSATSVSPPQVVSQLPLGPESGETLFLAEQPPLPASLPNGTAAPAAKATPTLIKQSQPKSASEKSQRSKKAKELKPKVKKLKYHQYIPPDQKQDKGAPPMDSSYARILQQQQLFLQLQILNQQQQQHYNYQTILPAPPKPAGEAPGSAGAPPIRSLSAPSSGSSSGAPGPGGLARQNSTSLSGKPGALPANLDDMKVAELKQELKLRSLPVSGTKTDLIERLRAYQEQVGPAPGAPKGPATPSILPKAGEVVVAFPAARLSTGPALVATGLAPAEVVVATVTGNGVVKFGSTGSTPPVSPTPSERSLLSTGDENSTPGDAFGEMVTSPLTQLTLQASPLQILVKEESPRAGSCCLSPGVRAELEGRDKDQMLQEKDKQIEELTRMLRQKQQLVEWLRLQLEQEKRAQQPAPAPSPRGTPVKQENSFSSCQLSRQPPGPVHPFSPAAHHADTCPPAPPAVVVKQEAAPPEPEPAPAPQLLLGPQGPGLIKGVPPPTLVTDSAGTHLVLTVTNKNADSPGLASGSPQQPSPQPGSPAPGPPAQMDLEQPSQPLFGTSALLLKKEPPGYEEAVSQQPRQQVKKENGSSSQQMDDLFDILIQSGEISADFKEPPPSLSGKEKPPSTCGSPLATPSPPSAELPQTAPPPPSGSPALPGRLEDFLESSTGLPLLTGGHEGPEPLSLIDDLHSQMLSSSAILDHPPSPMDTSELHFAPEPSGVGLDLADGHLDSMDWLELSSGGPVLSLAPLGTTAPSLFSTDFLDGHDLQLHWDSCL, via the exons ACAGAGGACTATCTGAAACGGAAGATTCGTTCCCGGCCGGAGAGATCGGAGCTGGTCAGGATGCATATTTTGGAAG AGACCTCGGCCGAGCCTTCCCTCCAGGCCAAGCAGCTAAAGCTGAAGAGAGCCAGACTGGCTGATGATCTCAACGAGAAGATTGCACAGAGGCCGGGCCCCATGGAGCTGGTTGAGAAGAACATTCTGCCTGTGGAGTCCAGCTTGAAAGAAGCCATCATTG TGGGCCAGGTGAACTACCCGAAAGTAGCGGACAGCTCTTCCTTCGACGAGGACAGCAGCGACGCCTTATCCCCTGAGCAGCCTGCCAGCCATGAATCCCAGGGCTCCGTGCCGTCGCCCTTGGAAGCCCGAGCCAGCGAGCCACTGCCCAGTGCCACCTCTGTATCCCCTCCTCAG GTTGTGTCTCAACTCCCATTGGGTCCGGAATCCGGAGAAACACTTTTCCTGGCAGAGCagccgcctctgcctgccagcctCCCCAACGGAACCGCAGCCCCCGCGGCCAAGGCCACCCCGACGCTCATTAAG CAAAGCCAACCCAAGTCTGCCAGCGAGAAGTCGCAGCGCAGCAAGAAAGCCAAGGAGCTGAAGCCAAAGGTGAAGAAGCTCAAGTACCACCAGTACATCCCCCCGGACCAGAAGCAGGACAAGGGGGCGCCCCCCATGGACTCGTCCTACGCACGGatcctgcagcagcagcagctcttcctgcagCTGCAGATCCTCaaccagcaacagcagcagcactACAACTACCAGACCATCCTGCCCGCACCGCCCAA GCCCGCCGGCGAGGCCCCTGGAAGCGCCGGGGCCCCCCCAATACGCAGCCTCTCCGCCCCCAGTAGCGGCTCCAGCTCAGGTGCTCCAGGGCCCGGCGGGCTGGCGCGGCAGAACAGCACCTCGCTGAGCGGCAAGCCGGGAGCCCTGCCCGCCAACCTGGATGACATGAAG GTGGCAGAGCTGAAGCAGGAGCTAAAGCTGAGGTCACTGCCCGTCTCAGGCACCAAGACAGACCTGATCGAGCGTCTGCGTGCATACCAGGAGCAAGTCGGCCCTGCCCCGGGAGCCCCCAAGGGCCCTGCCACCCCCTCCATCCTGCCCAAGGCTGGGGAGGTAGTGGTCGCTTTCCCGGCTGCCCGCCTAAGCACGGGGCCTGCCCTGGTGGCCACAGGCCTGGCCCCAGCCGAGGTGGTGGTGGCCACGGTGACCGGCAACGGCGTGGTGAAGTTCGGCAGCACGGGCTCCACGCCCCCCGTGTCTCCCACCCCCTCGgagcgctccctgctcagcaccgGCGACGAGAACTCCACGCCCGGGGATGCCTTCGGCGAGATGGTGACCTCGCCGCTGACCCAGCTCACCCTGCAGGCCTCGCCGCTGCAGATCCTGGTGAAGGAGGAGAGTCCCCGGGCTGGCTCCTGCTGCCTGAGCCCCGGGGTGCGGGCCGAGCTCGAGGGCCGGGACAAGGACCAGATGCTgcaggagaaggacaagcagatcGAGGAGCTGACGCGCATGCTGCGCCAGAAGCAGCAGCTCGTGGAGTGGCTGCGGCTGCAGCTGGAGCAGGAGAAGCGGGCCCAGCAGCCcgccccggcccccagcccgcGGGGCACCCCCGTCAAGCAGGAGAACAGCTTCTCCAGCTGCCAGCTGAGCCGGCAGCCCCCGGGGCCCGTTCACCCCTTCAGCCCCGCTGCCCACCACGCAGACACTTGTCCCCCGGCGCCCCCGGCCGTGGTAGTGAAGCAAGAAGCCGCGCCACCGGAGCCCGAGCCAGCCCCTGCTCCGCAGCTGCTTCTGGGCCCCCAGGGCCCCGGCCTCATCAAGGGGGTCCCGCCTCCCACCCTCGTCACTGACTCCGCAGGGACCCACCTTGTCCTCACCGTGACCAATAAGAACGCGGACAGCCCCGGCCTGGCCAGCGGGAGCCCCCAGCAG CCCTCACCCCAGCCTGGTTCTCCAGCCCCTGGCCCGCCCGCCCAAATGGACCTAGAGCAGCCATCACAGCCCCTCTTTGGTACCTCTGCTTTACTGCTGAAGAAGGAGCCGCCCGGCTATGAGGAAGCCGTGAGCCAGCAGCCCAGACAGCAGGTGAAGAAG GAGAACGGTTCCTCCAGCCAGCAGATGGACGACCTGTTTGACATTCTTATTCAGAGCGGAG AAATCTCAGCAGATTTCAAGGAGCCACCACCCTCCCTATCAGGGAAAGAGAAGCCCCCCTCAACCTGTGGGTCGCCCCTGGCCACACCGTCCCCACCCTCTGCCGAGCTCCCCCAGACGGCGCCGCCTCCTCCCTCGGGCTCACCCGCCCTCCCTGGGCGCCTGGAGGACTTCCTGGAGAGCAGCACGGGGCTGCCCCTGCTGACCGGTGGGCACGAGGGGCCTGAGCCCCTCTCCCTCATCGACGACCTCCACAGCCAGATGCTGAGCAGCTCTGCCATCCTGGACCACCCCCCCTCTCCCATGGACACCTCGGAATTGCACTTTGCCCCTGAGCCCAGCGGTGTGGGCCTGGACCTGGCCGACGGCCACCTGGACAGCATGGACTGGCTGGAGCTGTCTTCGGGCGGCCCCGTGCTCAGCCTGGCCCCGCTCGGCACCACCGCGCCCAGCCTCTTCTCCACGGACTTCCTTGACGGTCACGACTTGCAGCTCCACTGGGATTCCTGCTTGTAG
- the MRTFA gene encoding myocardin-related transcription factor A isoform X3: MLEEKTKIHQPTCRILPLSWIVLEPGRDSCSAVRLAPYHSFREVLQLKLQQRRTREELVSQGIMPPLKSPAAFHEQRRSLERARTEDYLKRKIRSRPERSELVRMHILEETSAEPSLQAKQLKLKRARLADDLNEKIAQRPGPMELVEKNILPVESSLKEAIIVGQVNYPKVADSSSFDEDSSDALSPEQPASHESQGSVPSPLEARASEPLPSATSVSPPQVVSQLPLGPESGETLFLAEQPPLPASLPNGTAAPAAKATPTLIKQSQPKSASEKSQRSKKAKELKPKVKKLKYHQYIPPDQKQDKGAPPMDSSYARILQQQQLFLQLQILNQQQQQHYNYQTILPAPPKPAGEAPGSAGAPPIRSLSAPSSGSSSGAPGPGGLARQNSTSLSGKPGALPANLDDMKVAELKQELKLRSLPVSGTKTDLIERLRAYQEQVGPAPGAPKGPATPSILPKAGEVVVAFPAARLSTGPALVATGLAPAEVVVATVTGNGVVKFGSTGSTPPVSPTPSERSLLSTGDENSTPGDAFGEMVTSPLTQLTLQASPLQILVKEESPRAGSCCLSPGVRAELEGRDKDQMLQEKDKQIEELTRMLRQKQQLVEWLRLQLEQEKRAQQPAPAPSPRGTPVKQENSFSSCQLSRQPPGPVHPFSPAAHHADTCPPAPPAVVVKQEAAPPEPEPAPAPQLLLGPQGPGLIKGVPPPTLVTDSAGTHLVLTVTNKNADSPGLASGSPQQPSPQPGSPAPGPPAQMDLEQPSQPLFGTSALLLKKEPPGYEEAVSQQPRQQVKKENGSSSQQMDDLFDILIQSGEISADFKEPPPSLSGKEKPPSTCGSPLATPSPPSAELPQTAPPPPSGSPALPGRLEDFLESSTGLPLLTGGHEGPEPLSLIDDLHSQMLSSSAILDHPPSPMDTSELHFAPEPSGVGLDLADGHLDSMDWLELSSGGPVLSLAPLGTTAPSLFSTDFLDGHDLQLHWDSCL; encoded by the exons ACAGAGGACTATCTGAAACGGAAGATTCGTTCCCGGCCGGAGAGATCGGAGCTGGTCAGGATGCATATTTTGGAAG AGACCTCGGCCGAGCCTTCCCTCCAGGCCAAGCAGCTAAAGCTGAAGAGAGCCAGACTGGCTGATGATCTCAACGAGAAGATTGCACAGAGGCCGGGCCCCATGGAGCTGGTTGAGAAGAACATTCTGCCTGTGGAGTCCAGCTTGAAAGAAGCCATCATTG TGGGCCAGGTGAACTACCCGAAAGTAGCGGACAGCTCTTCCTTCGACGAGGACAGCAGCGACGCCTTATCCCCTGAGCAGCCTGCCAGCCATGAATCCCAGGGCTCCGTGCCGTCGCCCTTGGAAGCCCGAGCCAGCGAGCCACTGCCCAGTGCCACCTCTGTATCCCCTCCTCAG GTTGTGTCTCAACTCCCATTGGGTCCGGAATCCGGAGAAACACTTTTCCTGGCAGAGCagccgcctctgcctgccagcctCCCCAACGGAACCGCAGCCCCCGCGGCCAAGGCCACCCCGACGCTCATTAAG CAAAGCCAACCCAAGTCTGCCAGCGAGAAGTCGCAGCGCAGCAAGAAAGCCAAGGAGCTGAAGCCAAAGGTGAAGAAGCTCAAGTACCACCAGTACATCCCCCCGGACCAGAAGCAGGACAAGGGGGCGCCCCCCATGGACTCGTCCTACGCACGGatcctgcagcagcagcagctcttcctgcagCTGCAGATCCTCaaccagcaacagcagcagcactACAACTACCAGACCATCCTGCCCGCACCGCCCAA GCCCGCCGGCGAGGCCCCTGGAAGCGCCGGGGCCCCCCCAATACGCAGCCTCTCCGCCCCCAGTAGCGGCTCCAGCTCAGGTGCTCCAGGGCCCGGCGGGCTGGCGCGGCAGAACAGCACCTCGCTGAGCGGCAAGCCGGGAGCCCTGCCCGCCAACCTGGATGACATGAAG GTGGCAGAGCTGAAGCAGGAGCTAAAGCTGAGGTCACTGCCCGTCTCAGGCACCAAGACAGACCTGATCGAGCGTCTGCGTGCATACCAGGAGCAAGTCGGCCCTGCCCCGGGAGCCCCCAAGGGCCCTGCCACCCCCTCCATCCTGCCCAAGGCTGGGGAGGTAGTGGTCGCTTTCCCGGCTGCCCGCCTAAGCACGGGGCCTGCCCTGGTGGCCACAGGCCTGGCCCCAGCCGAGGTGGTGGTGGCCACGGTGACCGGCAACGGCGTGGTGAAGTTCGGCAGCACGGGCTCCACGCCCCCCGTGTCTCCCACCCCCTCGgagcgctccctgctcagcaccgGCGACGAGAACTCCACGCCCGGGGATGCCTTCGGCGAGATGGTGACCTCGCCGCTGACCCAGCTCACCCTGCAGGCCTCGCCGCTGCAGATCCTGGTGAAGGAGGAGAGTCCCCGGGCTGGCTCCTGCTGCCTGAGCCCCGGGGTGCGGGCCGAGCTCGAGGGCCGGGACAAGGACCAGATGCTgcaggagaaggacaagcagatcGAGGAGCTGACGCGCATGCTGCGCCAGAAGCAGCAGCTCGTGGAGTGGCTGCGGCTGCAGCTGGAGCAGGAGAAGCGGGCCCAGCAGCCcgccccggcccccagcccgcGGGGCACCCCCGTCAAGCAGGAGAACAGCTTCTCCAGCTGCCAGCTGAGCCGGCAGCCCCCGGGGCCCGTTCACCCCTTCAGCCCCGCTGCCCACCACGCAGACACTTGTCCCCCGGCGCCCCCGGCCGTGGTAGTGAAGCAAGAAGCCGCGCCACCGGAGCCCGAGCCAGCCCCTGCTCCGCAGCTGCTTCTGGGCCCCCAGGGCCCCGGCCTCATCAAGGGGGTCCCGCCTCCCACCCTCGTCACTGACTCCGCAGGGACCCACCTTGTCCTCACCGTGACCAATAAGAACGCGGACAGCCCCGGCCTGGCCAGCGGGAGCCCCCAGCAG CCCTCACCCCAGCCTGGTTCTCCAGCCCCTGGCCCGCCCGCCCAAATGGACCTAGAGCAGCCATCACAGCCCCTCTTTGGTACCTCTGCTTTACTGCTGAAGAAGGAGCCGCCCGGCTATGAGGAAGCCGTGAGCCAGCAGCCCAGACAGCAGGTGAAGAAG GAGAACGGTTCCTCCAGCCAGCAGATGGACGACCTGTTTGACATTCTTATTCAGAGCGGAG AAATCTCAGCAGATTTCAAGGAGCCACCACCCTCCCTATCAGGGAAAGAGAAGCCCCCCTCAACCTGTGGGTCGCCCCTGGCCACACCGTCCCCACCCTCTGCCGAGCTCCCCCAGACGGCGCCGCCTCCTCCCTCGGGCTCACCCGCCCTCCCTGGGCGCCTGGAGGACTTCCTGGAGAGCAGCACGGGGCTGCCCCTGCTGACCGGTGGGCACGAGGGGCCTGAGCCCCTCTCCCTCATCGACGACCTCCACAGCCAGATGCTGAGCAGCTCTGCCATCCTGGACCACCCCCCCTCTCCCATGGACACCTCGGAATTGCACTTTGCCCCTGAGCCCAGCGGTGTGGGCCTGGACCTGGCCGACGGCCACCTGGACAGCATGGACTGGCTGGAGCTGTCTTCGGGCGGCCCCGTGCTCAGCCTGGCCCCGCTCGGCACCACCGCGCCCAGCCTCTTCTCCACGGACTTCCTTGACGGTCACGACTTGCAGCTCCACTGGGATTCCTGCTTGTAG